From Pseudomonas sp. G2-4:
CCGCACCCTGGCCATCGAAGGCCGCAAGAACAATATCCTGGTCAACGCCATCGCTCCCACCGGCGGCACCCGCATGACCGAAGGCCTGATCCCGCCGCAAGTATTCGAACAGCTCAAGCCTGAACTGGTCAGCCCGCTGGTGGTGTACCTGGCCAGTGAAACCTGCCAGGAAACCTCCGGCTTGTTCGAGGTGGGCGGCGGCTGGATGGGCAAGGTGCGTTGGGAGCGCAGCCTGGGTGCGGGCTTCGACCCGCGCAAAGGTTTCTCGCCCGAAGACGTCGCCGCCCACTGGCAGCAGATCTGTGACTTCGAGGATGCGGTGCACCCGAATGACAACCTGGAAGCGCTGAAGGAAATGATGGCGAATCTGCAACGCTACGCCGTTTAGCGCTCGCCCTCGACCGGTTGCCGTCAGCGACGGCAACGCCGGTCAGGGAACGTATTTCTTCACCAGCGCTGCCAGGTTCGCAGCGGTCTCGATATCCATCCCGCCGTCATGTTTTGCTGGACGAAAGTGCAGCTGAAACGCGCGCACCAGCCGCTGAAAAACCGCACCCGTCGTGGCGGCCGACGTGTCATACCCACATGAACATAAAAAAGGCCGCTGCAAACGCAGCGGCCTAAACATGACGTTGCAAAGGAGCTACAAATCAACGTCGGTCAACACGGGATGATGGATCGATGCGCCAATCCATCCGAAGGACGGTGCGCCAGGCGTGAGGGATGCCGTGGCGGCTTGCGCTTGCAGGCCCGTTGCCCTGAAAGCCCCGCCAGCATAAGGATCGAGTGCTTCGGGAAACAGCCTGTATTCAGACATGCACCGTTACGGGGGCCGCAACAGTCGCGAGGGCTGTGATGAATATGCGCGCGGCTGATAACCCATCATCCAGTCCGTCGATGCTCGACGCAGAGGCCCGCCCCGCATGGGCAGTAATCCTTTTTAGGTACAACGCGAATACCTCCTTGGTGCGCTTATCGCCCATGGCGTGCGGCAGTAGGGTGAAGCCTCTGTCACTCACCGGGGAAGACGCATGACAACAATAACAATGCGCGCCATCTTCAAGCCGCAGGCGCTGGCCGTCGCGGTGGCCATGGGCTGCTGTGCCCAGGCGCAGGCCGTTTCATTCAACATTGGCGAGATCGAGGGTCAGTTCGACTCTTCGCTGTCCGTGGGCGCGAGCTGGGGCATGCGCGACGCCGACAAGGATCTGGTTGGTACTGTCAACGGCGGTACGGGCCAATCGTCCACCGGTGACGATGGACGGCTGAACTTCAAGAAGGGCGAGACCTTTTCCAAGATCTTCAAAGGCCTGCACGACCTCGAACTCAAATACGGCGACACCGGTGTGTTCGTACGTGGCAAGTACTGGTACGACTTCGAGCTCAAGGACGAAGGGCGTGAGTTCAAGGACATCAGCGACAGCAATCGCAAGGAAGGCGCCAAGTCGTCAGGGGCGCAGATCCTCGATGCCTTCGTCTATCACAACTATTCCATCGCCGATTTGCCCGGCACGGTGCGCGCCGGCAAGCAGGTGGTCAGTTGGGGTGAAAGTACCTTCATCGGCAACTCCATCAACAGCATCAACCCGGTGGACGTGTCCGCGTTCCGTCGTCCGGGGGCGGAGATCAAGGAAGGCCTGATCCCGGTGAACATGCTGTTCGCCTCCCAAGGGTTGACCGACAAACTCACCATCGAAGGGTTCTACCAACTGGAGTGGGACCAGACGGTGGTCGACAACTGCGGCACGTTCTTCGGCAATGACGTGGTGGCCGATGGGTGCACCAGCGGCTACACCGTGGGCAGCCCGGCGATTGCGCCATTTGTGCCATTGACTCAGGCCTTTGGCCAAGGCATCCAGGTGAACGACGAAGGCGTTGTCATTGGTCGCAGCGGCGACCGTGACGCCCGTGATTCCGGCCAGTGGGGCACCGCGTTGCGCTGGCTCGGCGATGACACCGAGTACGGCCTGTACTTCATGAACTATCACAGCCGCACGCCTACTGTGGGGACGACTACAGCGGGACTCTCCACGCTGGCGGCCCTGCCGGGGATGGTCGCGATTGCCAACGGTATAGCGCCTGGCAGCGGCGCGGGCCTGGCGCAAAGCGTGATGCTGGGACGCGGTCAGTACTACCTCGAATACCCCGAGGACATCCGCCTGTACGGCGCCAGTTTCTCCACCACGCTGCCTACCGGCACCGCGTGGACCGGGGAAATCAGCTATCGCCCCAACGCACCGGTGCAGGTCAATACCAACGACCTGACGCTGGCCTTGCTCAATCCGATTGCCGGTGGTGCAGCGTCACCTATTGCCACCTCGGCGGGCGCGGACAACACCGGCTATCGCCGCAAGGAAATCACCCAGATGCAGAGCACCCTGACGCACTTCTTCGATCAGGTACTGGGCGCCGATCGCCTGACCCTGGTGGGCGAGGCGGCGGTGGTGCACGTTGGCGGGCTGGAGTCCAAGGACAAGCTGCGTTACGGCCGCGATTCGGTCTACGGCCAGTACGGGTTCAACGGTGACACCGATGGCTTCGTGACCGCCACCTCTTGGGGCTATCGCGCCCGGGCGATTCTCGACTATTCCAACGTCATCGCTGGCATCAACTTCAAGCCCAACGTGTCCTGGTCCCATGACGTGGCCGGCTACGGTCCCAACGGCTTGTTTAACGAAGGCGCCAAAGCCGTCAGCCTCGGTGTCGATGCCGACTACCGCAACACGTACACCGCCAGCCTGAGCTACACCGACTTTTTTGGCGGCGATTACAACGTTCTCGAAGACCGCGATTTCCTCGCGTTGAGCTTCGGCGTGAACTTCTGATCTGGCTGACAAGGAAAACCCAATGCGCAAGATGATCCTGCAATGCGGTGCCCTGGCCTTGAGCCTGCTGGCCGCGAACGTAATGGCGGCAGTCTCGCCGGATGAAGCGAACAAACTGGGCACCAGCCTCACTCCAATCGGTGCGGAAAAGGCCGGCAACGCCGACGGCTCGATCCCGGCCTGGACCGGCGGCATTCCAAAAAATGCCGGTGCAGTGGACAGCAAAGGCTTCCTGGCGGATCCGTTCGCCAATGAAAAACCGCTGTTCACCATCACCGCCGCGACCGTGGACAAGTACAAGGACAAGCTGTCCGAAGGCCAGGTCGCGATGTTCAAGCGCTACCCGGAAACCTACAAGATCCCGGTCTACCCGACCCACCGCAGCGTATCCCTGCCGCCGGAAATCTACGAGTCGGCCAAGCGTAGCGCTCTCAATGTAGCGTCCATCAACGACGGTAACGGCTTGTCCAATTTCACCGGCAACCGCTACTACGCGTTCCCGATTCCCAAGAACGGCGTGGAAGTGCTGTGGAACCACGTCACCCGCTATCACGGCGGCAACCTGCGGCGCGTCATTACCCAGGTCACCCCGCAGACCAATGGGAGTTTCACGCCGATCCGCTTCGAGGAAGAGATCTCCGTGCCGTTTCTGATCAAGGATGCCGACCCGGAAAAGGCCAGTAACGTGCTGACCTATTTCAAGCAGTCGGTCACCGCCCCGGCGCGCCTGGCCGGTAACGTATTGCTGGTGCATGAGACCCTCGATCAGGTGAAAGAGCCGCGCCTGGCCTGGATCTACAACGCCGGCCAGCGCCGTGTGCGTCGCGCCCCGCAAGTGGCTTACGACGGGCCGGGTACCGCTGCCGACGGGTTGCGCACATCCGACAACTTTGACCTGTTTTCCGGTGCGCCGGACCGCTACGACTGGAAGTTGATCGGCAAAAAGGAAATGTACATCCCGTACAACAGCTACAAGCTCGACTCGCCCAGCCTCAAGTACGACGATGTGATCAAGGCCGGCCACATCAACCAGGACCTGACTCGCTATGAGTTGCACCGGGTCTGGGAAGTGGTGGGGACGGTCAAGGCCAGCGAGCGGCACATCTACGCCAAACGCCATATGTACTTCGACGAAGACAGCTGGCAGGCCGCGCTGGTGGACCACTACGACGGTCGCGGTCAGCTGTGGCGGGTGGCCGAAGGTCATGCCCAGTTCTACTACGACCACCAGAACCCGGGCTACACCCTCGAAGCGCTCTACGACATCATCGCCGGTCGCTACATTGCCCTGGGGATGAAGAACGAAGAGAAACACAGCTACGAGTACGGTTTCGAAGCCCGGGCAGCCGACTACACGCCGGCGGCGTTGCGTTCGACCGGGGTTCGTTAAGGTGTTTGTCTGCACCTGTGGCGAGGGAGCTTGCTCCCGCTGGGCTGCGCAGCAGCCCCAAAAGGGCTGATCAACTGATCTGAGGTATCGATTCGCCTGGTTTCAGGGCCGCTGCGCGCCCCAGCGGGAGCAAGCTCCCTCGCCACCAGGACCGTGGTTGACTGGAACAATCGCTAACGACCGACAAGGGATTTGCCGGTCGTTTTTTTATGGGCGCCAATCAGCGCGCTGAATACTTCTCCTAAGGTGAGCGACACAGGACTAGGGTGATGAGACAACAATAAAAGGGACCCTCGCACATGACCGCCATGACTCCGTGTCCGGACCGTCCTGGATTGCTGCCTCGCCTGTCCTCGACGCATGTACCGCGGCGGTCCTTGAGCGAACCCTTGCTGACCTCCGAGGCGCGGGTAAAGCTGCTGTGCGCGCCGGCGGGTAGTGGCAAGAGTGCGTTGTTCGCCGAATGTTTCCTGCAGGCCCCCGCCGAGTGTCGATTGCACTGGTTGCCCCTGGGAGGCGCGGCGCTGAGCGTCGTGCAAATGTGCGAACACCTGGCGCAAACCCTCGGGTTGCCGATGATGGATGAAGCCGGGCTGATGGCCCATCTGGCGCGTTTGCAAACACCCACCTGGTTGTTTCTGGACGATTATTGTCGGGTAGCGAATCCCGAGCTGGATCAGTGGCTCGACCGTCTGTTGAACGTCAGCAGCCCGGCGTTGCACGTGTGGTTGAATAGCCGCCGCCGTCCCCACTGCAATTGGCCGCGCCTGCTGCTCGATGACGAGCTGCACGAGTTCGACACGCAGGCGTTGGTCTTCACCCTCGACGATGTCCAGCAATTGCTCAGTCATCTGCCGGCCCCCCAGGCGACCCGCACGGCCCGCGAGGTGATACAGCGCAGCGGCGGCTGGTGCGCCGGGGTGCGCATCGCCCTGCTTGAGCGTTGTGAATGGGCGCGCCATCACGCATCGCCGGGCCGGCCAGGCACCTTACTGGACTACCTTGAATACGAGCTGTTCAGCACGCTGACTCCAGACCTGGCCCAGGCCTGGCGCGTGCTGGCCCATCTGCCGCGCTTCAATGCCCGGCTCTGCGAGCATCTGTTCGGCGATACAGTCGGCGCGGAATGCCTTCCCTTGTTGCTGGACCTGGGGTGCTTTATCGAGCCGTGGGAACAGTCCTCGGACTGGTTGCACATTTTTCCGCCCCTGGCCTGCCTGGTACGTGACGAGCCCTGGCCGCAAGGACGCTCCTGGCACCGCCGGGCCTGCCAGTGGTTCGCCGCCGAGCAGGACTGGCAAATGGCATTCGAGCAAGCCATGCAGGCCGGGGAGTTTGATGCCGCTGTCAGCTTTTTGCAGCACTTGAGCTTCGAGCATGTATTGCAGCGCAGCAACGTGGAGCTATTGCTCAGCCTGCATGATCAACAAGGGGAAGCGTTGACGCTCGGTACGCCGCAATCGGTGGGGTTGGTGACGGCGGCGTTGTTGTTCGCCGGACGTTTCGAGCAGGCGTCGGCGTGCATCGAACAACTGGTCAGGTTCGTGCCCCAGCCCCAGGTCTGTCTGCAGCGACAAGTGGTGGCGCGATGGCAGGTCCTGCGCGGGTGGCTGCTGCACCTCTCGGGAGACGGCGATCAGGCGCGCGAGCATTTCCTCCAGGCCCAGGCCAGCCTCGATCCAGATGCCTGGTCCCTGCGACTGCTGTGCTTGCGAGGGCTGACGCAGCAGGCGCTGCTCGAAGGTGAACTGGCGTCTGCCCAACGAATCAACCGCCTGGCGTTGTGCCTGGCGCGTGCCCAAGGCTCACTGGTGTTCGAAGGGCTGCTGGAGTTGGATCACGCCCAAGTGCTGGAACAACGCGGCGCGCCCCATCGGGCCGATCATCTGCTGAGCGCCGTCCAGGCCTTGCTCGATAAACCCGGCCAGGATTTTTCCGCGTTGTTGGGACGTATTGCCTTGCGACGAGGGCGCCTGGCCTTGCGCATGGGGCTTGATGAGTTGGCTGCCGAGCAATTTCAAATGGGCCTGGAAACCGGCCTGCACAGCCAGGACAAACAAGTGCTCTATGGCTTTCTCGGCAAAGCGAGCCTGGCTGCCAACCAAGGTGACTACGGCGAAGCGTTTATGCAACTGCGCGACGCCGAGCGGATCATGCAGCAGCGACACATTCCCGACACGGTGTACCGCGGCGTATTGCTGCAAACCAGTTGCCAGTTCTGGTTGCAACAAGGGCGCCCGGAGCTTGCCCATGAAGCCTTGACCCGTGTATTGCGGCATTTTCGCGGGCCGCAGGCCAAGCATGCGCCCCCCGCGACGCTGGAGTTGATTCCCCGCCTGGAATACCTGCTGGTGCTGACCGAAGTCTACTTGCATCGGGCACAAGATCCGCAGGCTCGCCTGGAAGCCATGATCACCCAGGCGCAATGCCTTGAAATGCATGGTCTGGAAACCGAATTGCAGCTGGCGCTGGCTGAAGTGGCCTGGTTGTCCGTAGACCGTTCCCAGGTTCGAACGCTGGTGCAAGAGGGGCTCAAACGCGTTGCTTGTTATCGGGCGCAGCAAGCCTTGTGCGAGTTGCGCTTGCGCCAACCTGATCTGTTGCGCTGGGCGCAGTCTGCGGAGCCCATCGAGCTGCCAGCGACTGGCGCTGAAGAGACGTTGCTCAGTCACCGCGAACTTGAAGTGCTGCAACTGATTGCACAAGGTCATTCCAATCAACAAATTGCCGAGCAACTGTTCATATCGTTGCACACGGTAAAAACCCATGCGCGGCGGATACACAGCAAGTTGGGGGTGCAGCGGCGTACTCAAGCCGTTGCGAAGGCCAAAGTCATGGGCGTGATGGTTTGAACCGAAATGCGCAAATGAAGTTTGCGCCACCTTGCATCCAACTGATCACCGCGTATATCGATGATGGGGAGTCAGAGTTGCGTCGGGTATCTTGATCTGATCCTGGTCACGCCTCATAGCCCATTCGCCAACTCACAGCCCGGGTCGCCGCCAGCAGGCGTTGCGCCGCCGGGCCGTGCTCGTCGGCATGAAACAGCGAGGTCGGGCCAACGATGGTGATGACTGCGGTCACTTGGCCGACGGCATTGAATACCGGGGCGGACAAGGCATCCACCCCCGGCATCAGCAAGCCATGCACGTGATGCAGGCCGCGACTGCGGATCTGCTCGCAGAGGGCGGCATAGACCGTGTCGTCGGCCAGGGCATGGCTGCTGGTGCCGTTCACTTCCTGGACACGTAGCTCGATCGTCTCGCGCTCTGGCAGATAGGCGCTGAAGACCAGCCCTGTAGATGAGCTAAGCAGCGGCAATACCGAACCCAGTTGCGTCACCACGGTTACGGCGCGCACAGCGGGTTCGATGCGCACCACGGTCGCGCCGTGATTGCCCCACACCGCCAGGAAACAGGTTTCGTTCAGATCGTCGCGCAACTCAGCCAAAGGCAGCGCCGCCACTTGCAACACGTCCATGCCGTTCAACGCAGCCAGGCCCACGCGCAAGGCCTCACGGCCCAGGCCGTAGTGGTTGGTGGCGGTGTTCTGTTCGGCGAAACCGCTGGCGATCAAGGCCTGCAAGTAACGATGAACCTTGCTTGCCGGCATTTGCACGTGTTCGGCCAGGCGCGACAGCGATGTGGAGGGAGACAGTTCTGCCAGGGCCTTGAGAATGTCGGTGCCGACTTCGGCCGAGCGGACTTTCTGTTTACCGTTGTTGGGAGGGTTTTCCATGGCTGCGTAGGGTCCAGAGGCGAGTGGGCGTCTTTATAGCTTGACGGTCGCTGTCGAGCAAATTACGTTATGCGTAATTGAATTACGATAAAAATAACCCGGTGCGCCTCAAGCTTCTTCAAAGAGCGACGGCCGCACTCAGTCCTGTGTTCAGGAGGCTCCATGCACCTCGATTCCACGGCGTCGGACCTGGCTTACCAATCAGGTTTCGGCAACGAGTTCGCCAGCGAAGCACTGCCCGGCGCACTGCCGGTCGGCCAGAACTCTCCGCAAAAAGCCCCGTACGGTCTCT
This genomic window contains:
- a CDS encoding DUF1302 domain-containing protein codes for the protein MTTITMRAIFKPQALAVAVAMGCCAQAQAVSFNIGEIEGQFDSSLSVGASWGMRDADKDLVGTVNGGTGQSSTGDDGRLNFKKGETFSKIFKGLHDLELKYGDTGVFVRGKYWYDFELKDEGREFKDISDSNRKEGAKSSGAQILDAFVYHNYSIADLPGTVRAGKQVVSWGESTFIGNSINSINPVDVSAFRRPGAEIKEGLIPVNMLFASQGLTDKLTIEGFYQLEWDQTVVDNCGTFFGNDVVADGCTSGYTVGSPAIAPFVPLTQAFGQGIQVNDEGVVIGRSGDRDARDSGQWGTALRWLGDDTEYGLYFMNYHSRTPTVGTTTAGLSTLAALPGMVAIANGIAPGSGAGLAQSVMLGRGQYYLEYPEDIRLYGASFSTTLPTGTAWTGEISYRPNAPVQVNTNDLTLALLNPIAGGAASPIATSAGADNTGYRRKEITQMQSTLTHFFDQVLGADRLTLVGEAAVVHVGGLESKDKLRYGRDSVYGQYGFNGDTDGFVTATSWGYRARAILDYSNVIAGINFKPNVSWSHDVAGYGPNGLFNEGAKAVSLGVDADYRNTYTASLSYTDFFGGDYNVLEDRDFLALSFGVNF
- a CDS encoding DUF1329 domain-containing protein codes for the protein MRKMILQCGALALSLLAANVMAAVSPDEANKLGTSLTPIGAEKAGNADGSIPAWTGGIPKNAGAVDSKGFLADPFANEKPLFTITAATVDKYKDKLSEGQVAMFKRYPETYKIPVYPTHRSVSLPPEIYESAKRSALNVASINDGNGLSNFTGNRYYAFPIPKNGVEVLWNHVTRYHGGNLRRVITQVTPQTNGSFTPIRFEEEISVPFLIKDADPEKASNVLTYFKQSVTAPARLAGNVLLVHETLDQVKEPRLAWIYNAGQRRVRRAPQVAYDGPGTAADGLRTSDNFDLFSGAPDRYDWKLIGKKEMYIPYNSYKLDSPSLKYDDVIKAGHINQDLTRYELHRVWEVVGTVKASERHIYAKRHMYFDEDSWQAALVDHYDGRGQLWRVAEGHAQFYYDHQNPGYTLEALYDIIAGRYIALGMKNEEKHSYEYGFEARAADYTPAALRSTGVR
- a CDS encoding LuxR C-terminal-related transcriptional regulator; the protein is MTAMTPCPDRPGLLPRLSSTHVPRRSLSEPLLTSEARVKLLCAPAGSGKSALFAECFLQAPAECRLHWLPLGGAALSVVQMCEHLAQTLGLPMMDEAGLMAHLARLQTPTWLFLDDYCRVANPELDQWLDRLLNVSSPALHVWLNSRRRPHCNWPRLLLDDELHEFDTQALVFTLDDVQQLLSHLPAPQATRTAREVIQRSGGWCAGVRIALLERCEWARHHASPGRPGTLLDYLEYELFSTLTPDLAQAWRVLAHLPRFNARLCEHLFGDTVGAECLPLLLDLGCFIEPWEQSSDWLHIFPPLACLVRDEPWPQGRSWHRRACQWFAAEQDWQMAFEQAMQAGEFDAAVSFLQHLSFEHVLQRSNVELLLSLHDQQGEALTLGTPQSVGLVTAALLFAGRFEQASACIEQLVRFVPQPQVCLQRQVVARWQVLRGWLLHLSGDGDQAREHFLQAQASLDPDAWSLRLLCLRGLTQQALLEGELASAQRINRLALCLARAQGSLVFEGLLELDHAQVLEQRGAPHRADHLLSAVQALLDKPGQDFSALLGRIALRRGRLALRMGLDELAAEQFQMGLETGLHSQDKQVLYGFLGKASLAANQGDYGEAFMQLRDAERIMQQRHIPDTVYRGVLLQTSCQFWLQQGRPELAHEALTRVLRHFRGPQAKHAPPATLELIPRLEYLLVLTEVYLHRAQDPQARLEAMITQAQCLEMHGLETELQLALAEVAWLSVDRSQVRTLVQEGLKRVACYRAQQALCELRLRQPDLLRWAQSAEPIELPATGAEETLLSHRELEVLQLIAQGHSNQQIAEQLFISLHTVKTHARRIHSKLGVQRRTQAVAKAKVMGVMV
- a CDS encoding IclR family transcriptional regulator — encoded protein: MENPPNNGKQKVRSAEVGTDILKALAELSPSTSLSRLAEHVQMPASKVHRYLQALIASGFAEQNTATNHYGLGREALRVGLAALNGMDVLQVAALPLAELRDDLNETCFLAVWGNHGATVVRIEPAVRAVTVVTQLGSVLPLLSSSTGLVFSAYLPERETIELRVQEVNGTSSHALADDTVYAALCEQIRSRGLHHVHGLLMPGVDALSAPVFNAVGQVTAVITIVGPTSLFHADEHGPAAQRLLAATRAVSWRMGYEA